The following proteins come from a genomic window of Candidatus Binataceae bacterium:
- the cdaA gene encoding diadenylate cyclase CdaA codes for MEQYLGLIPRLRWQDVLDILIVAYVIYRIALLIRGTRTMQMVVGLLIVAGAFVGSQLLGLFTLNWLLNNFLGSLFLILVVIFQSDIRRALTRVGTPTFLGRATVASVAQELVNAAAWLSARRIGALIVLEQEVGLSDYVETGRILDARLSPELLETIFMRGSPLHDGAVIVKGESVLAGACLLPLSTNPNVNLALGTRHRAAIGMTEESDAAVIVVSEQDGTISLARNGKLERGLSPEELLGVLVTMV; via the coding sequence ATGGAACAATACCTGGGCCTGATCCCGCGGCTGCGATGGCAGGATGTGCTCGACATCCTGATCGTCGCCTATGTGATTTACCGCATCGCGTTGCTCATTCGCGGCACGCGCACGATGCAGATGGTGGTCGGACTGCTGATCGTGGCGGGCGCCTTCGTCGGCTCGCAGTTGCTCGGATTGTTCACGCTCAACTGGCTGCTGAACAACTTTCTCGGATCGTTGTTTCTGATCCTGGTGGTGATCTTTCAGTCGGATATTCGCCGCGCGCTGACCCGGGTCGGCACGCCGACTTTCCTCGGCCGCGCCACCGTGGCCAGCGTGGCGCAGGAACTGGTCAACGCGGCCGCGTGGCTCTCCGCCCGGCGGATCGGCGCGCTGATCGTGCTCGAGCAGGAAGTCGGACTGAGCGACTATGTCGAGACCGGGCGCATTCTGGACGCGCGGCTCTCGCCCGAGCTTTTGGAGACCATCTTCATGCGCGGATCGCCGCTGCACGACGGAGCGGTAATCGTCAAAGGCGAGAGCGTGCTGGCGGGCGCCTGCCTGCTGCCGCTCTCGACCAATCCCAACGTGAACCTAGCGCTCGGCACGCGCCATCGCGCCGCCATCGGCATGACCGAAGAAAGCGACGCCGCGGTGATCGTGGTTTCCGAACAGGACGGGACCATCTCGCTCGCACGTAACGGCAAACTCGAGCGCGGCCTCAGCCCCGAGGAGCTACTCGGCGTTCTGGTCACTATGGTCTAG
- the folP gene encoding dihydropteroate synthase, with amino-acid sequence MEVRAHRRRHSLRLHDGRIVRFPAVMGVLNVTPDSFSDGGRYLDPRRAAEHALEMEAAGAAIIDIGGESTRPGGAREVPAEIEIARIAPVLKRLGGRLRVPISVDTRKAAVARAALDAGAAIVNDVSALAGDPAMAPLVAARRCAVVLMHMRGGPLDHIRFARYRDVVGEVESALAARARFAIRAGVTPSRIVLDPGLGFAKRPRHSLALLGALPRLCALGYPILVGASRKGFVRAAAGADSAALESATAAISAIAIAGGVAIVRVHDVARTVAAVRMAAAIKSSGGN; translated from the coding sequence TTGGAAGTAAGAGCACATCGCCGCCGTCACTCGCTTCGCCTTCACGACGGCCGGATCGTCCGATTTCCAGCCGTGATGGGCGTGCTCAACGTCACGCCTGACTCGTTTTCCGACGGCGGCCGATACCTCGACCCGCGCCGCGCGGCCGAGCATGCGCTCGAAATGGAAGCGGCGGGCGCGGCGATTATCGATATCGGCGGCGAATCGACTCGCCCCGGCGGAGCGCGCGAGGTCCCGGCCGAAATCGAAATCGCCCGAATCGCGCCGGTGCTGAAGCGCCTTGGCGGACGGCTGCGCGTGCCGATTTCCGTCGACACGCGCAAGGCCGCGGTCGCGCGCGCGGCGCTGGATGCCGGCGCGGCGATCGTCAACGACGTGAGCGCGCTTGCGGGCGACCCGGCGATGGCGCCGCTGGTTGCGGCACGCAGATGCGCGGTCGTCCTGATGCATATGCGCGGTGGACCGCTGGATCACATCAGGTTCGCGCGCTATCGCGACGTGGTCGGAGAGGTCGAATCGGCTTTGGCGGCGCGCGCGCGCTTTGCAATCCGCGCCGGCGTTACGCCCTCGCGCATCGTGCTCGACCCCGGGCTTGGATTCGCCAAGCGGCCACGGCACAGTCTCGCCCTGCTCGGCGCCTTGCCGCGGCTCTGCGCGCTGGGCTATCCCATATTGGTAGGAGCGTCGCGCAAGGGCTTCGTGCGTGCGGCGGCCGGGGCCGATTCGGCCGCGCTTGAATCGGCGACGGCGGCGATTAGCGCGATCGCGATAGCCGGCGGCGTTGCGATCGTGCGCGTACACGACGTTGCCCGGACGGTGGCGGCGGTGAGGATGGCGGCGGCAATCAAATCCTCGGGCGGCAATTAG
- the ftsH gene encoding ATP-dependent zinc metalloprotease FtsH, with protein sequence MNQFSRSIALWLALGLMFLLLFNMFSRQQVKEPEEIFSKFLDDVQDGKVSKVTIQGSTIHFIVGGDHYKTYAPADPDLVKTLRAKKNIDIEAKPSEGDPWWMVLLVQWFPMLLLVGVWIFFMRQMQIGGGKAMSFGKSRAKLLTENTHKVTFADVAGIDEAKDELEEIIQFLKDPKRFTRLGGRIPKGVLLVGPPGTGKTLLARAIAGEAGVPFFSISGSDFVEMFVGVGASRVRDLFVQGKKHAPCIIFIDEIDAVGRHRGAGLGGGHDEREQTLNQLLVEMDGFEANEGVILVAATNRPDVLDPALLRPGRFDRRVVVPRPDFRGREGILKVHTRKVPLSDDVDITKVARSTPGFAGADLENLVNEAALLAARRNKEKVEMTDFELAKDKVLMGAERRSMVMSLQERRNTAYHESGHALVAMLQPGADPVHKVTIIPRGMALGVTQQLPLDDRYTYSRDYLMTQLATMFGGRVAEELVFSQTTTGAGDDIEKATELARKMVCQWGMSEELGPMTFGRREEQVFLGRDIAHHRDYSEHTAIEIDREVRRMVDAAFQRARKLLTENLPLLHAVSERLLEKEVLDGSEVAEMVKAYQEGRPFPADSPAPSAGPPKSGQPVVVEKPKPAGDEAPAIPGLPPKPVLA encoded by the coding sequence ATGAACCAGTTTTCCCGCAGTATTGCGCTCTGGCTCGCCCTTGGACTGATGTTCCTGCTGCTGTTCAACATGTTCAGCCGCCAGCAGGTCAAAGAACCCGAGGAAATCTTCTCCAAGTTCCTCGACGACGTCCAGGACGGGAAGGTCTCCAAGGTAACGATCCAGGGCAGCACCATCCACTTCATCGTCGGCGGCGATCACTACAAAACCTACGCGCCCGCGGATCCTGACCTGGTCAAGACGCTGCGCGCCAAGAAGAATATCGACATCGAAGCAAAGCCCTCCGAGGGCGACCCTTGGTGGATGGTCTTGCTGGTGCAGTGGTTCCCGATGCTGCTGCTCGTCGGGGTGTGGATCTTTTTCATGCGCCAGATGCAGATCGGCGGCGGCAAGGCGATGTCCTTCGGGAAGAGCCGCGCCAAGCTACTGACCGAGAATACCCATAAGGTTACTTTCGCCGATGTCGCCGGTATCGATGAAGCCAAGGACGAGCTCGAGGAGATAATCCAGTTCCTCAAGGACCCCAAGCGCTTCACGCGGCTTGGCGGACGCATACCCAAGGGCGTGCTGCTGGTCGGTCCTCCGGGCACGGGCAAGACGCTGCTCGCGCGCGCGATCGCGGGCGAAGCGGGCGTGCCGTTCTTTTCCATCTCGGGATCCGACTTCGTCGAGATGTTCGTGGGCGTTGGCGCTTCGCGCGTGCGCGATCTCTTTGTCCAGGGCAAGAAACATGCGCCCTGTATCATCTTCATCGATGAAATCGATGCCGTCGGACGCCATCGCGGCGCGGGCCTGGGTGGCGGCCATGACGAGCGCGAGCAGACGCTCAACCAGTTGCTGGTCGAGATGGACGGCTTCGAGGCGAACGAGGGCGTAATCCTGGTCGCTGCGACCAACCGGCCCGACGTTCTCGACCCCGCGCTTTTGCGGCCGGGCCGCTTCGACCGCCGTGTCGTGGTGCCGCGCCCCGATTTCAGGGGCCGCGAGGGCATCCTCAAGGTCCACACGCGCAAGGTCCCGCTCTCCGACGACGTCGATATCACCAAGGTCGCGCGCTCCACTCCCGGCTTCGCCGGCGCCGATCTCGAGAACCTCGTCAACGAGGCGGCGCTGTTGGCGGCGCGGCGCAACAAGGAAAAGGTCGAGATGACCGATTTCGAGCTCGCCAAGGACAAGGTCCTGATGGGAGCCGAGCGGCGCTCGATGGTGATGTCGCTGCAGGAGCGGCGCAATACCGCCTACCATGAATCGGGCCATGCGCTGGTCGCAATGCTGCAGCCCGGCGCCGACCCGGTGCACAAGGTCACGATCATTCCGCGCGGAATGGCGCTCGGCGTGACGCAGCAGCTTCCGCTCGACGATCGCTACACCTATTCGCGCGACTACCTGATGACCCAGCTCGCGACGATGTTCGGGGGCAGGGTGGCCGAAGAGCTGGTGTTCAGCCAGACCACCACGGGCGCGGGCGACGATATCGAAAAGGCGACCGAGCTGGCGCGCAAGATGGTCTGTCAGTGGGGCATGAGCGAGGAGTTGGGGCCGATGACCTTCGGGCGGCGCGAGGAGCAGGTGTTTCTCGGCCGCGACATCGCGCATCATCGCGACTACTCCGAGCACACCGCGATCGAGATCGACCGCGAGGTGCGCCGCATGGTGGATGCGGCTTTCCAGCGGGCGCGCAAACTGCTGACCGAAAATCTGCCGCTGCTGCACGCGGTCTCCGAGCGGCTGCTCGAGAAAGAAGTGCTCGACGGCAGCGAGGTCGCCGAGATGGTGAAGGCCTACCAGGAAGGGCGCCCCTTCCCGGCTGACTCGCCGGCGCCCTCGGCCGGGCCTCCGAAATCGGGCCAGCCCGTTGTCGTGGAGAAGCCCAAGCCGGCCGGTGACGAAGCTCCGGCGATACCGGGCCTCCCGCCCAAACCGGTTCTCGCGTAA
- the tilS gene encoding tRNA lysidine(34) synthetase TilS — MNSAAKSGLVGKIARSLERAGLRRVGRPDAAARQSVPDSILLALSGGADSVALFYALGELGPHFGYRLVAAHLNHRLRGEESDRDEAFVRDLCSTLGVELIAEQANDLDPAAPNLEERAREARWTFLAAAAERIGASRIATAHHADDQAETVMLRMLRGAGAAGLAAMAATRQLGEAGVTIMRPMLGVWRREILRYLDSIGARYVSDSSNANRSFLRNRIRIELLPALESDYAAGVRRRLAALAAEMRDLDDFVTSAARTELGLRLHERILGGPLDLLDLNGFAGLPPALAAAVLREFLAARIWKLRRLSRRHIDDLRRLCLADSPSATLDLPGGWRAERRYAALAVEPQRHAGDRRVAAVAGVPVALALNGITRVPWSGFVFHSRVMPADAAPMPLGLDEACFDADLAASGLVVRNFAHGDRVAPLGMEGSRKVQDVFVDRKLARTRRFTFPMVTLDGQVAWLPGMVRGRVALVSEQTVSVLRLRAFEEAVHP; from the coding sequence ATGAATTCCGCTGCAAAATCAGGCCTGGTCGGCAAGATTGCCAGGTCGCTCGAAAGGGCTGGATTGCGCCGCGTAGGGCGGCCTGATGCAGCCGCTCGGCAATCGGTTCCTGATTCGATCCTGCTTGCGCTCTCGGGCGGTGCCGACTCGGTCGCGCTGTTCTACGCGCTTGGCGAGCTTGGGCCGCATTTCGGTTATCGGCTGGTCGCCGCCCATCTGAACCATCGCTTGCGTGGCGAGGAATCCGACCGCGACGAGGCCTTCGTGCGCGATCTGTGCTCGACGCTTGGCGTCGAGCTGATCGCTGAACAAGCGAACGATCTCGATCCGGCGGCGCCCAACCTCGAGGAGCGGGCGCGCGAAGCCCGATGGACGTTTCTCGCCGCGGCCGCCGAGCGGATTGGCGCCTCGCGTATCGCGACCGCCCATCACGCCGACGACCAGGCGGAGACCGTGATGCTTCGGATGCTGCGCGGCGCGGGCGCGGCCGGACTTGCGGCGATGGCCGCGACCCGGCAGCTTGGGGAGGCCGGCGTGACGATTATGCGGCCGATGCTCGGCGTGTGGCGGCGCGAAATCCTGCGCTACCTCGATTCGATCGGCGCGCGCTACGTGAGCGACAGCAGCAATGCAAACCGGAGTTTCCTGCGCAACCGCATCCGAATCGAATTGCTGCCGGCGCTCGAGAGCGACTACGCTGCGGGGGTGCGCCGCCGGCTCGCCGCGCTGGCGGCCGAGATGCGCGACCTCGATGATTTCGTCACGAGCGCCGCAAGGACGGAACTTGGCCTGCGTCTTCACGAGCGCATCCTGGGCGGCCCGCTGGATCTTCTGGACCTTAATGGCTTCGCCGGATTGCCTCCGGCACTCGCCGCGGCGGTTCTGCGGGAATTTCTCGCCGCGCGAATCTGGAAGCTCCGCCGCCTGAGCCGCCGCCATATCGACGATCTTCGCCGGCTTTGCCTGGCCGATTCTCCCAGCGCGACCCTCGACCTCCCCGGCGGATGGCGTGCCGAGCGCCGCTACGCCGCGCTGGCAGTCGAGCCGCAGCGCCACGCCGGAGACCGGCGCGTCGCCGCCGTTGCCGGAGTTCCAGTCGCTCTTGCGCTAAACGGGATCACCAGGGTGCCGTGGTCGGGTTTCGTCTTTCATTCCCGGGTGATGCCGGCCGACGCAGCGCCGATGCCGCTCGGTCTCGATGAGGCCTGCTTCGACGCGGACCTTGCCGCCTCAGGCCTCGTCGTGCGCAACTTTGCACACGGTGACCGCGTCGCTCCGCTTGGGATGGAGGGCTCACGGAAGGTCCAGGACGTTTTCGTCGACCGTAAACTGGCTCGCACCCGTCGCTTTACCTTTCCGATGGTTACGTTAGATGGGCAGGTGGCGTGGCTTCCTGGGATGGTGCGCGGCCGGGTCGCGCTGGTCAGCGAGCAAACCGTCTCGGTGCTGCGCTTACGCGCCTTCGAAGAGGCAGTGCATCCATAA
- a CDS encoding DnaJ C-terminal domain-containing protein, translating into MEYRDYYKTLGVERGAPEAEIKSAYRKLARKYHPDVNPNNKEAEARFKEINEAYQVLSDSEKRKKYDELGADWERGVTEEEMRRRYGWNAQPGTGGFAGGGGGGGFSDFFEQFFGGLGGGFSTRGGRAPRGFSAYEFAEAPPRGHDVDAQVEVPLRDTMHGAKMRITLNAEDGCANCGGTGLVARGERRGKRVVRGAEPCPVCGGRGTIPARRSLEVTIPAGVVDGTRLRLKGQGGKGPRPELNGDLFLTVRLKPDRVFSVNGRDVRCELPVWDYEAALGTEITVPTLDGRLSLKIPPASQTGRVMRLRGRGLPARGKEAAGDLLYELKVLAPTDMTDEERKLMQEFAERRKRRALPDPRADLMRE; encoded by the coding sequence ATGGAATACCGCGACTACTACAAAACGCTTGGCGTCGAACGCGGCGCGCCGGAGGCCGAGATCAAATCGGCCTACCGCAAGCTCGCCCGCAAGTATCATCCCGACGTCAATCCCAACAACAAGGAGGCCGAGGCCCGTTTCAAGGAGATTAACGAGGCGTACCAGGTCCTCAGCGATTCCGAGAAACGCAAGAAGTACGACGAGCTTGGCGCGGACTGGGAGCGCGGCGTCACCGAGGAGGAGATGCGCCGGCGGTACGGCTGGAATGCCCAGCCCGGTACAGGCGGCTTTGCGGGCGGCGGGGGGGGCGGCGGCTTCAGCGATTTCTTCGAGCAGTTTTTTGGCGGCCTCGGCGGAGGATTTTCCACCCGCGGCGGCCGCGCGCCCCGCGGCTTTTCGGCCTACGAGTTCGCCGAGGCCCCGCCGCGCGGACATGACGTCGATGCTCAGGTCGAGGTGCCGCTGCGCGACACGATGCACGGCGCGAAAATGCGCATCACGCTCAACGCCGAGGACGGATGCGCCAATTGCGGCGGCACCGGCCTGGTCGCGCGCGGGGAGCGCCGCGGCAAGCGCGTCGTCCGCGGCGCCGAGCCCTGCCCGGTGTGCGGAGGCCGCGGCACGATTCCGGCCCGCCGCTCGCTCGAGGTGACGATACCGGCCGGCGTAGTCGACGGCACCCGGCTGCGGCTCAAAGGGCAGGGCGGCAAGGGCCCGCGCCCCGAACTCAACGGCGACCTCTTTCTCACGGTGCGGCTCAAGCCCGATCGCGTTTTCAGCGTGAACGGGCGCGACGTACGATGCGAGCTGCCGGTTTGGGACTACGAAGCGGCGCTGGGTACGGAGATTACCGTGCCGACGCTTGACGGGCGGCTCTCGCTGAAAATTCCTCCCGCGAGCCAGACCGGGCGCGTGATGCGGCTTCGCGGACGCGGCCTGCCGGCACGCGGAAAGGAGGCGGCCGGCGACCTTCTCTACGAACTCAAGGTGCTGGCGCCGACCGATATGACCGATGAAGAGCGCAAGCTGATGCAGGAATTCGCCGAACGGCGCAAACGGCGCGCGCTACCCGACCCTCGCGCGGACCTTATGAGAGAATAG
- a CDS encoding CcmD family protein — MENLNYLFAAYAIIFAVIFGYVLFIWRRQAALERELRAMEARMRALEEAGGGGAGAGASRIGA, encoded by the coding sequence ATGGAGAACCTGAATTACCTGTTCGCCGCTTATGCGATCATCTTCGCAGTGATCTTCGGCTACGTGCTGTTCATCTGGCGCCGCCAGGCGGCCCTCGAGCGCGAGTTGCGCGCGATGGAGGCGCGGATGCGCGCGCTTGAAGAGGCCGGAGGCGGCGGCGCTGGGGCCGGCGCTTCGCGCATCGGGGCGTGA
- the ccsA gene encoding cytochrome c biogenesis protein CcsA: protein MNGRPVRLGLGFVTLALVLAALYMVFVYVPTEADQGIVQRIFYFHVPCAWDAFASFALVAIAGIFYLWLGQQVWDDLGYAAAEVGMVFCTLVLATGSIWAKPIWGAWWTWDSRLTTTLILWLLYGGYLMLRAMAGDSAQGARFGAVVGIVAAVDVPIVIVSVRLWRTIHPAVLVTRQGGHGLEDPRMVATLLVSLAAFTALFIWILCLRFVTLRMRTRLGALARSLAMAEAAAQD from the coding sequence ATGAACGGCCGGCCGGTCAGACTCGGATTGGGATTCGTCACACTGGCGCTCGTGCTCGCGGCGCTTTACATGGTGTTCGTTTACGTGCCGACCGAGGCCGACCAGGGGATCGTCCAGCGCATCTTTTATTTTCACGTTCCCTGCGCGTGGGACGCCTTCGCCTCTTTCGCGCTGGTCGCAATCGCGGGGATCTTTTACCTCTGGCTCGGGCAGCAGGTATGGGATGACCTGGGCTATGCGGCGGCCGAAGTGGGGATGGTCTTTTGCACGCTGGTACTCGCGACCGGTTCGATTTGGGCCAAGCCGATATGGGGCGCGTGGTGGACGTGGGACTCGCGCCTGACGACCACGCTTATCCTGTGGCTGCTATATGGCGGCTACCTGATGCTGCGCGCGATGGCGGGCGATTCGGCGCAGGGCGCGCGCTTCGGCGCGGTGGTGGGAATCGTCGCCGCGGTCGACGTGCCGATCGTAATCGTCTCGGTGCGGCTTTGGCGCACGATCCATCCTGCGGTGCTGGTCACGCGCCAGGGCGGCCACGGCCTCGAGGATCCGCGGATGGTCGCGACGCTGCTGGTTTCGCTCGCCGCGTTCACCGCGCTCTTCATCTGGATTCTCTGCCTGCGTTTCGTCACCCTGCGGATGCGCACGCGCCTGGGTGCGCTGGCGCGTTCGCTGGCGATGGCCGAGGCTGCGGCGCAAGACTAG
- a CDS encoding heme exporter protein CcmB: MNSFAAVLRKDLLLEVRGGQSTVALGALSLLVLVVLVFAFDPGGGEQGAAAAAGALWVALVFSGMLGATRAVSAENENGCLRALLMSPLDRAVLYAAKLAAAFVFMAVAEAASIVLMVLFFNLDFDARVMRMAPVVLLGALGFAALATLLAAISSRLRGGELILPLLAVPMFVPALIAGVKASALALGGSPLDELAVWIKVLAAFDAIFVAAGYLLFEYVAGEE, translated from the coding sequence ATGAACTCCTTCGCCGCCGTGCTCCGCAAGGACTTGCTGCTCGAAGTGCGTGGCGGACAGAGCACAGTCGCGCTCGGCGCGCTGTCGCTGCTGGTGCTGGTCGTGCTGGTGTTCGCGTTCGACCCCGGCGGCGGCGAACAGGGGGCCGCAGCGGCGGCGGGCGCGCTCTGGGTCGCGCTCGTGTTCTCGGGGATGCTCGGGGCGACGCGTGCGGTCAGCGCCGAGAACGAAAACGGCTGCCTGCGCGCGCTTTTGATGAGCCCGCTCGACCGCGCCGTGCTCTATGCGGCGAAACTCGCCGCGGCCTTCGTCTTCATGGCCGTGGCAGAGGCCGCGTCGATCGTGCTGATGGTGCTGTTCTTTAATCTCGACTTCGACGCGCGCGTGATGCGGATGGCGCCGGTGGTGCTCCTCGGCGCGCTCGGCTTCGCCGCGCTCGCGACGCTTCTCGCCGCGATTTCCTCGCGCCTGCGCGGCGGCGAACTGATCCTGCCGCTGCTGGCGGTGCCGATGTTCGTGCCGGCGCTGATCGCCGGAGTCAAGGCGAGTGCGCTCGCTCTGGGCGGTTCGCCCCTGGACGAGCTTGCGGTCTGGATCAAAGTGTTGGCCGCGTTTGACGCGATCTTCGTCGCCGCCGGCTACCTGCTGTTCGAATATGTTGCGGGAGAGGAGTGA